The following are encoded in a window of Citrobacter freundii genomic DNA:
- a CDS encoding YifB family Mg chelatase-like AAA ATPase, which produces MSLSIVHTRAALGVNAPPITIEVHISNGLPGLTMVGLPETTVKEARDRVRSAIINSGYEFPAKKITINLAPADLPKEGGRYDLPIAIALLAASEQLTTHNLDTYELVGELALTGALRGVPGAISSATEAIRAGRRIIVAKENAAEVGLIHGEGCLIADHLQAVCAFLEGKHELERPVCVEIPPSGSSDDLSDVIGQEQGKRGLEITAAGGHNLLLIGPPGTGKTMLASRLRGLLPPLSNDEALESAAILSLVNSDTIQKQWKQRPFRSPHHSASLTAMVGGGSIPAPGEISLAHNGILFLDELPEFERRTLDALREPIESGQIHLSRTRAKITYPARFQLIAAMNPSPTGHYQGNHNRCTPEQTLRYLNRLSGPFLDRFDLSLEIPLPPPGILSQRAAKGEDSETVKKRVMAARERQYQRQNKLNAHLGSQDIHQFCVLHRDDARWLEETLAHLGLSIRAWLRLIKVARTIADIEQCDQITRQHLQEAVGYRAIDRLLIHLQKLLA; this is translated from the coding sequence ATGTCACTGTCGATAGTCCACACGCGCGCCGCATTAGGCGTCAATGCACCACCTATTACTATTGAAGTCCATATTAGTAATGGCTTGCCCGGTTTAACCATGGTTGGACTACCCGAAACCACCGTGAAAGAGGCTCGAGATCGAGTTCGCAGTGCGATTATTAATAGCGGGTATGAATTTCCGGCCAAGAAGATAACCATCAACCTTGCCCCGGCAGATCTGCCTAAAGAAGGAGGGAGATATGATTTACCTATCGCCATTGCGCTTCTGGCTGCGTCAGAGCAGCTTACAACACATAATCTCGATACTTATGAGTTAGTCGGTGAACTAGCGCTTACAGGTGCTCTACGTGGCGTTCCCGGAGCAATATCCAGCGCAACTGAAGCAATTCGCGCAGGTAGGCGAATTATTGTCGCAAAAGAGAACGCTGCAGAAGTGGGGCTAATACACGGCGAGGGCTGCCTGATTGCCGATCACCTGCAAGCCGTGTGCGCATTTCTCGAAGGTAAGCATGAATTAGAAAGGCCTGTTTGCGTAGAGATTCCACCTTCAGGCTCATCTGATGACCTCAGTGACGTCATCGGCCAGGAACAGGGCAAGCGAGGGCTGGAGATTACCGCTGCAGGCGGCCACAATCTCTTGCTCATCGGCCCGCCGGGTACGGGAAAAACGATGCTTGCCAGTCGCCTTCGCGGATTGTTACCACCGTTAAGTAATGATGAGGCTCTGGAAAGCGCGGCAATTCTCAGCCTGGTCAATTCCGACACCATACAAAAACAGTGGAAGCAACGCCCCTTTCGCTCACCCCATCACAGCGCGTCCTTAACCGCAATGGTAGGAGGAGGATCGATACCGGCACCGGGTGAGATTTCTCTGGCACATAACGGCATATTATTCCTGGATGAATTGCCCGAGTTTGAACGCCGTACGCTGGATGCCCTGCGTGAGCCTATTGAATCCGGACAGATTCATTTATCACGCACCCGGGCAAAAATAACCTACCCGGCACGCTTTCAATTGATAGCAGCAATGAATCCAAGCCCAACAGGGCACTATCAGGGAAACCACAACCGTTGTACCCCAGAGCAAACGCTACGTTACCTCAATCGCTTATCTGGCCCTTTTCTCGACCGCTTCGATTTGTCCCTCGAAATACCCCTTCCACCGCCCGGTATACTCAGTCAGCGAGCAGCAAAGGGAGAAGACAGTGAGACGGTGAAGAAACGGGTTATGGCCGCGCGTGAGCGCCAGTATCAGCGGCAAAATAAGTTAAATGCGCATCTGGGCAGCCAGGATATACATCAATTCTGCGTCTTACACAGGGATGACGCACGCTGGCTGGAGGAAACGTTAGCACATCTTGGATTGTCCATCCGCGCATGGCTGCGCTTGATAAAGGTCGCTCGCACAATTGCGGATATTGAGCAATGTGACCAGATCACCCGTCAACATTTACAGGAAGCCGTTGGCTATCGGGCAATAGACAGATTGTTAATCCATTTACAGAAACTACTGGCATAA
- the ilvG gene encoding acetolactate synthase 2 catalytic subunit, which translates to MNGAQWVVHALRAQGVKTVFGYPGGAIMPVYDALYDGGVEHLLCRHEQGAAMAAIGYARSTGKTGVCIATSGPGATNLITGLADALLDSVPVVAITGQVSSPFIGTDAFQEVDVLGMSLSCTKHSFLVQSLEELPRIMAEAFDVANSGRPGPVLVDIPKDIQLASGTLEPYFTTVENAVAFPHAEIEQARKMLAKAQKPVLYVGGGVGMAQAVPALREFIAATHVPVVCTLKGLGAVDADYPYYLGMLGMHGTKAANFAVQECDLLIAVGARFDDRVTGKLNTFAPNASVIHMDIDPAEMNKLRLAHVALQGDLNTLLPALQQPLAINEWCQYAADMRAEHAWRYDHPGEAIYAPLLLKQLSERKHKDSVVTTDVGQHQMWSAQHMTYTRPENFITSSGLGTMGFGLPAAVGAQVARPNDTVICISGDGSFMMNVQELGTVKRKQLPLKIVLLDNQRLGMVRQWQQLFFQERYSETTLTDNPDFLMLAGAFGIPGQHITRKDQVEAALDTMLNSNGPYLLHVSIDELENVWPLVPPGASNSEMLEKSS; encoded by the coding sequence ATGAATGGGGCACAGTGGGTGGTACATGCGTTGCGTGCACAAGGGGTGAAAACCGTCTTTGGCTATCCCGGTGGCGCAATTATGCCGGTTTACGATGCGTTGTACGACGGCGGCGTAGAACACCTGTTGTGCCGACACGAGCAGGGGGCGGCGATGGCGGCTATTGGCTATGCCCGCTCAACCGGTAAAACCGGTGTCTGTATCGCGACTTCCGGTCCTGGTGCAACCAATCTGATCACTGGCCTGGCAGATGCGCTGTTAGATTCCGTTCCCGTTGTGGCGATCACTGGTCAAGTATCTTCCCCGTTTATCGGCACCGATGCGTTCCAGGAAGTGGATGTACTCGGCATGTCGCTGTCATGTACCAAACATAGTTTCCTGGTGCAGTCGCTGGAAGAGTTGCCGCGTATCATGGCCGAGGCCTTCGACGTGGCGAACTCTGGTCGTCCGGGTCCGGTTCTGGTTGATATCCCGAAAGACATTCAGTTAGCCAGTGGTACGCTGGAGCCCTATTTCACCACCGTCGAAAACGCAGTTGCTTTCCCACATGCTGAGATTGAACAAGCCCGCAAGATGTTGGCGAAGGCACAGAAACCCGTGCTGTACGTAGGTGGTGGCGTAGGGATGGCGCAGGCAGTTCCAGCGCTGCGTGAGTTTATCGCCGCAACGCATGTGCCGGTGGTTTGTACGTTGAAAGGCCTTGGCGCGGTGGATGCAGATTACCCGTACTATCTGGGTATGCTGGGCATGCATGGCACCAAAGCGGCAAACTTTGCGGTGCAGGAGTGCGATTTGCTGATCGCCGTCGGTGCGCGTTTTGATGACCGGGTGACTGGCAAGCTGAACACTTTCGCCCCCAATGCCAGCGTGATCCACATGGATATCGATCCGGCCGAGATGAACAAACTGCGCCTGGCACACGTTGCGCTGCAAGGCGATTTAAATACGCTGTTACCTGCATTGCAACAACCGCTGGCCATCAACGAATGGTGCCAGTATGCCGCCGACATGCGTGCAGAACATGCCTGGCGCTATGATCATCCGGGGGAGGCTATTTACGCTCCGCTGTTGTTAAAACAGCTGTCCGAAAGGAAACATAAGGATAGCGTGGTGACGACGGATGTTGGTCAGCATCAGATGTGGTCAGCACAACACATGACCTACACTCGCCCGGAGAACTTCATCACCTCCAGCGGCCTGGGGACGATGGGCTTTGGCTTACCTGCAGCAGTGGGGGCGCAGGTGGCCCGTCCGAATGATACGGTCATCTGTATCTCCGGTGACGGCTCCTTCATGATGAATGTGCAGGAGCTGGGCACCGTGAAACGCAAGCAGTTGCCGCTGAAAATCGTCTTACTCGACAACCAGCGGTTAGGCATGGTGCGACAATGGCAGCAGCTGTTTTTCCAGGAACGCTATAGCGAAACTACCCTGACCGATAATCCCGATTTCCTTATGTTGGCCGGCGCCTTCGGCATCCCTGGCCAACACATCACCCGTAAAGACCAGGTTGAAGCGGCTCTCGACACCATGCTGAACAGTAATGGGCCATACCTGCTTCATGTCTCAATCGACGAACTTGAGAATGTCTGGCCTCTGGTACCTCCTGGTGCCAGTAACTCAGAAATGCTGGAGAAATCATCATGA
- the ilvL gene encoding ilv operon leader peptide: MTALLRVISLVVISVVVIIIPPCGAALGRGKA; this comes from the coding sequence ATGACAGCCCTTCTACGAGTGATTAGCCTGGTCGTGATTAGCGTGGTGGTGATTATTATCCCACCGTGCGGGGCTGCACTTGGACGAGGAAAGGCTTAA
- the hdfR gene encoding HTH-type transcriptional regulator HdfR, with protein MDTELLKTFLEVSRTRHFGRAAEALYLTQSAVSFRIRQLENQLGVNLFTRHRNNIRLTAAGEKLLPYAETLMNTWQAARKEVANTSRHNEFSIGASASLWECMLNGWLGRLYQSQVPQTSLQFEARIAQRQSLVKQLHERQLDLLITTESPKMDEFSSQLLGYFTLALYCSAPSQTKDELNYLRLEWGPDFQQHEAGLVAGDEVPVLTTSSAELARQQLPVLKGFSWLPLCWAKTKSDLHIVSDSTTLSRPLYAVWLQNSDKHTLICDLLKTNILDD; from the coding sequence GTGGATACGGAATTGTTAAAGACTTTCCTGGAAGTTAGCCGAACGCGCCACTTTGGCCGGGCAGCGGAAGCGCTCTATTTGACCCAATCGGCGGTCAGTTTTCGCATCAGACAACTGGAAAATCAACTGGGTGTGAACCTCTTCACCCGACACAGAAACAATATCCGTTTAACCGCTGCGGGTGAAAAATTATTGCCATATGCTGAAACGCTGATGAATACGTGGCAAGCAGCACGTAAGGAGGTCGCAAATACCTCACGCCATAATGAGTTCTCTATCGGTGCCAGCGCTTCCCTTTGGGAATGCATGCTCAATGGCTGGCTGGGTCGTTTATATCAGTCGCAGGTGCCGCAAACCAGCCTGCAGTTTGAAGCCAGGATCGCGCAGCGCCAGTCGCTAGTAAAGCAACTCCATGAACGACAGCTTGATCTGCTGATTACTACTGAATCCCCAAAAATGGACGAATTTAGCAGTCAACTACTGGGGTATTTCACGCTGGCGCTCTATTGCAGCGCTCCATCACAAACAAAAGATGAACTGAATTATCTGCGTCTGGAGTGGGGACCTGATTTTCAACAACACGAAGCGGGATTAGTTGCCGGCGACGAAGTACCAGTGCTAACCACCAGTTCTGCTGAGCTAGCAAGACAGCAACTTCCTGTACTGAAGGGTTTTAGTTGGCTTCCCTTGTGTTGGGCGAAAACAAAAAGCGATCTCCATATAGTTTCTGACAGCACGACACTTTCACGTCCGTTGTATGCGGTCTGGCTGCAAAATAGCGATAAACATACGCTTATCTGCGATCTGCTGAAAACGAATATTCTGGATGATTAA
- the maoP gene encoding macrodomain Ori organization protein MaoP, whose translation MAESFTTTNRYFDNKYYPRGFSRHGDFTIKEAQLLERHGYAFNELDLGKREPVTEEEKLFVAVCRGEREPVTEAERVWSKYMTRIKRPKRFHTLSGGKPQVEGAEDYTESED comes from the coding sequence ATGGCGGAAAGCTTTACGACGACTAATCGATATTTCGACAATAAATATTATCCCCGCGGATTCTCCCGTCATGGTGATTTCACCATTAAAGAGGCACAGCTGCTTGAGCGTCACGGTTATGCCTTTAATGAGCTGGATCTGGGCAAGCGTGAGCCGGTAACTGAAGAAGAGAAGTTGTTTGTGGCGGTATGCCGTGGTGAACGTGAGCCGGTTACCGAAGCGGAACGTGTGTGGTCTAAATACATGACGCGTATTAAGCGTCCAAAACGTTTCCACACGCTGTCTGGCGGCAAACCTCAGGTAGAAGGTGCGGAAGATTACACCGAGTCAGAGGATTAA